The Synchiropus splendidus isolate RoL2022-P1 chromosome 8, RoL_Sspl_1.0, whole genome shotgun sequence genome has a window encoding:
- the LOC128763582 gene encoding unconventional myosin-Ic-like isoform X2, whose translation MMELKIQLIPTGEIILSPGKNGESFCHQCKVVASDGVRAMMESALTARDRVGVQDFVLLENYTSEAAFIENLRKRFKENLIYTYIGSVLVSVNPYKDLEIYTKNHMERYRGVNFYEVSPHIYAVADNSYRSMRTERKDQCILISGESGAGKTEASKKILQYYAVTCPASEQVQTVKDRLLQSNPVLEAFGNAKTLRNDNSSRFGKYMDIQFDFKGAPVGGHIINYLLEKSRVVHQNHGERNFHIFYQLIEGGEEDLLRRLGLERNTQQYQYLVKGNCPKVSSINDRSDWKVVRKALTVIGFNEDEVEELLNIIASVLHLGNVQYGGEDGVACITSDTQIKYLARLLGVNGSVLTEALTHKKIIAKGEELMSPLNLEQASSARDALSKAVYGRTFTWLVNKINASLAYTDDAYKTYSVIGLLDIYGFEVFQNNSFEQFCINYCNEKLQQLFIELTLKSEQEEYEAEGITWEPVQYFNNKIICDLVEEKFKGIISILDEECLRPGDASDFTFLEKLEDTVGGHAHFITHKLADGKTRKVMGREEFRLLHYAGEVNYNVNGFLDKNNDLLFRNLKEVMCMSENKILTQCFEREELSDKKRPDTAATQFKSSLAKLMEILMSKEPSYVRCIKPNDSKQAARFDDVLIRHQVKYLGLMENLRVRRAGFAYRRRYEVFLQRYKSLCPDTWPNWQGKLADGVATLVKHLGYKPEEFKLGRSKIFIRFPKTLFATEDALETRKHSIATKLQAGWRGYSQRSKYQKLRSSAIAIQAWWRGILARRRAQRRRQAADTIRRFIKGFIYRHKERCPENEYFLDYVRYSFLMTLRRNLPKTVLDKSWPTPPAALAEASEHLRKLCMQNMVWSYCKKISPEWKHQLKQKEVASDIFKDKKDNYPQSVPKLFVNTRLEGENFNPKLLQALGSEKMKYAVQVTKYDRKGYKARPRQLILTANTAIIGEEAKIKQRIDYSALKGISVSSLSDGLFVLHVPSDDNKQKGDVVLQSEHVIETVTKLAICAEKINSINIHQGSIKFTVGQGKEGIIDFTPGSELLVAKSKNGHLSVTAPRLNSR comes from the exons GTGGTGGCTAGTGACGGGGTGCGGGCTATGATGGAGTCGGCCCTGACAGCCAGAGACCGTGTGGGTGTCCAGGACTTTGTCCTGCTGGAGAACTACACCAGTGAGGCTGCCTTCATAGAGAACCTGCGCAAACGCTTCAAGGAGAACCTAATCTAT ACTTATATTGGCTCAGTGCTGGTTTCAGTTAACCCATACAAAGACCTAGAGATCTACACCAAGAACCACATGGAGCGCTACCGCGgggtcaacttctatgaagttTCGCCTCATAT CTATGCAGTGGCAGACAACTCATACCGCTCCATGAGGACGGAGAGGAAAGACCAGTGCATCCTGATTTCTGGTGAGAGTGGAGCTGGAAAAACCGAGGCTTCCAAAAAGATCCTGCAGTACTACGCCGTCACCTGTCCTGCCAGTGAGCAGGTGCAGACCGTCAAAGACCGCCTGCTGCAGTCCAACCCTGTGCTTGAG GCCTTTGGTAATGCAAAAACGCTACGTAATGACAACTCCAGCCGCTTCGGCAAGTACATGGACATTCAGTTTGACTTCAAG GGTGCCCCGGTGGGAGGACACATTATTAATTACCTGCTGGAAAAGTCACGGGTGGTCCACCAGAACCACGGAGAGAGGAACTTCCACATTTTCTATCAGCTGAttgagggaggagaagaagacctGCTGAGACGACTGGGTCTGGAGCGGAACACCCAGCAGTACCAGTATCTTGTGAAA GGAAACTGTCCCAAAGTGAGCTCCATTAATGACCGCAGCGACTGGAAGGTAGTGAGGAAAGCCTTGACTGTGATCGGCTTCAATGAGGACGAGGTCGAG GAGCTGTTGAACATCATCGCCAGCGTGCTCCACCTGGGGAACGTGCAGTATGGTGGGGAGGACGGTGTAGCCTGCATCACTTCTGACACACAGATCAAGTATCTGGCCAGG TTGTTAGGAGTGAATGGATCCGTGCTGACGGAGGCGCTCACGCACAAGAAGATCATCGCCAAGGGAGAGGAG TTGATGAGCCCTTTGAACCTGGAACAGGCGTCTTCGGCGCGGGACGCTCTGTCCAAGGCTGTGTACGGACGGACTTTCACCTGGCTGGTGAACAAGATCAACGCTTCCCTGGCTTACACG GATGACGCGTATAAGACCTACTCCGTCATTGGCCTGCTGGACATCTATGGCTTCGAGGTCTTCCAGAACAACAG CTTCGAGCAATTCTGCATCAACTACTGCAacgagaagctgcagcagcttttCATCGAGCTCACGCTGAAGTCTGAGCAGGAGGAGTACGAGGCCGAGGGCATCACG TGGGAGCCTGTGCAGTacttcaacaacaaaatcatcTGCGACCTGGTGGAGGAGAAGTTCAAAGGCATCATCTCCATTCTG GATGAAGAGTGTCTTCGACCTGGGGACGCCAGTGACTTCACATtcttggagaagctggaggacacTGTAGGAGGACACGCTCATTTTATCAC TCACAAATTAGCTGATGGAAAAACACGGAAGGTAATGGGCCGCGAAGAATTCCGACTGCTGCATTATGCTGGTGAAGTCAACTATAATGTCAATG GATTTTTGGACAAGAACAACGACCTGCTTTTTAGGAACTTgaaagag GTCATGTGCATGTCTGAGAACAAGATCCTGACTCAGTGTTTTGAGCGGGAAGAGCTGAGCGACAAGAAGCGACCAGACACG GCAGCCACTCAGTTCAAATCCAGTCTGGCCAAACTCATGGAGATCCTCATGTCGAAGGAGCCGTCATACGTTCGCTGTATCAAGCCCAATGACTCCAAGCAAGCTG CTCGCTTTGACGACGTGCTGATTCGTCACCAGGTCAAGTACCTGGGTCTGATGGAGAATCTGAGAGTGAGGAGAGCTGGCTTCGCTTACAGGCGACGCTATGAGGTTTTCCTTCAGAG GTACAAGTCACTTTGTCCTGACACATGGCCCAACTGGCAGGGCAAACTGGCCGATGGAGTGGCGACACTGGTCAAACATCTGGGATACAAACCTGAGGAGTTCAAACTGGGCAG ATCCAAAATCTTTATTCGCTTCCCAAAGACCTTGTTTGCCACTGAAGATGCTCTGGAAACCAGGAAGCACAGCATTG CCACCAAGCTGCAGGCGGGGTGGAGAGGCTACAGCCAGAGATCCAAGTACCAAAAACTCAGGAGCTCAG CCATCGCTATCCAGGCCTGGTGGAGAGGCATTCTGGCCCGGAGACGAGCCCAGCGCAGGCGCCAGGCGGCTGACACCATCCGCAG ATTCATCAAAGGCTTCATCTATCGCCACAAGGAGCGCTGTCCAGAGAACGAGTACTTCCTGGATTACGTTCGCTACTCTTTCCTCATGACGCTGCGCAGGAACCTGCCAAAGACTGTCTTAGACAAGAGCTGGCCCACACCTCCGGCGGCGCTGGCGGAG GCTTCGGAGCATTTGCGTAAGCTGTGCATGCAGAACATGGTGTGGAGCTACTGCAAGAAGATCAGTCCGGAGTGGAAGCACCAG TTGAAGCAGAAGGAGGTGGCCAGTGACATCTTTAAGGACAAAAAGGACAACTATCCACAGAGCGTTCCCAAACTCTTTGTCAACACCAGATTGG AGGGAGAGAACTTCAACCCCAAATTGCTGCAAGCTCTGGGCAGtgagaagatgaag TACGCCGTGCAGGTCACCAAGTACGACAGGAAAGGCTACAAGGCGCGGCCTCGTCAGCTGATTCTGACCGCCAACACTGCCATCATCGGAGAGGAAGCCAAAATCAAGCAGCGCATCGACTACAGCGCcctgaaag GGATCTCCGTCAGCTCCCTCAGCGACGGCCTGTTTGTTCTGCACGTGCCCAGCGACGACAACAAACAGAAG GGAGACGTGGTTCTGCAGAGCGAGCATGTGATCGAGACAGTGACCAAACTGGCCATCTGTGCCGAGAAGATCAACAGCATCAACATCCACCAGGGCAG TATAAAGTTTACTGTGGGGCAAGGCAAAGAGGGGATCATAGACTTCACCCCAGGATCTGAACTGCTGGTAGCCAAATCAAAGAATGGACATTTGTCTGTG ACGGCTCCGAGGCTCAACTCCAGATGA
- the LOC128763582 gene encoding unconventional myosin-Ic-like isoform X1: MSSDPPKMYRVSIKTECVRKHGTGRPFFSLKVVASDGVRAMMESALTARDRVGVQDFVLLENYTSEAAFIENLRKRFKENLIYTYIGSVLVSVNPYKDLEIYTKNHMERYRGVNFYEVSPHIYAVADNSYRSMRTERKDQCILISGESGAGKTEASKKILQYYAVTCPASEQVQTVKDRLLQSNPVLEAFGNAKTLRNDNSSRFGKYMDIQFDFKGAPVGGHIINYLLEKSRVVHQNHGERNFHIFYQLIEGGEEDLLRRLGLERNTQQYQYLVKGNCPKVSSINDRSDWKVVRKALTVIGFNEDEVEELLNIIASVLHLGNVQYGGEDGVACITSDTQIKYLARLLGVNGSVLTEALTHKKIIAKGEELMSPLNLEQASSARDALSKAVYGRTFTWLVNKINASLAYTDDAYKTYSVIGLLDIYGFEVFQNNSFEQFCINYCNEKLQQLFIELTLKSEQEEYEAEGITWEPVQYFNNKIICDLVEEKFKGIISILDEECLRPGDASDFTFLEKLEDTVGGHAHFITHKLADGKTRKVMGREEFRLLHYAGEVNYNVNGFLDKNNDLLFRNLKEVMCMSENKILTQCFEREELSDKKRPDTAATQFKSSLAKLMEILMSKEPSYVRCIKPNDSKQAARFDDVLIRHQVKYLGLMENLRVRRAGFAYRRRYEVFLQRYKSLCPDTWPNWQGKLADGVATLVKHLGYKPEEFKLGRSKIFIRFPKTLFATEDALETRKHSIATKLQAGWRGYSQRSKYQKLRSSAIAIQAWWRGILARRRAQRRRQAADTIRRFIKGFIYRHKERCPENEYFLDYVRYSFLMTLRRNLPKTVLDKSWPTPPAALAEASEHLRKLCMQNMVWSYCKKISPEWKHQLKQKEVASDIFKDKKDNYPQSVPKLFVNTRLEGENFNPKLLQALGSEKMKYAVQVTKYDRKGYKARPRQLILTANTAIIGEEAKIKQRIDYSALKGISVSSLSDGLFVLHVPSDDNKQKGDVVLQSEHVIETVTKLAICAEKINSINIHQGSIKFTVGQGKEGIIDFTPGSELLVAKSKNGHLSVTAPRLNSR; the protein is encoded by the exons ATGTCTTCTGACCCACCAAAAATGTATCGAGTTTCCATCAAAACCGAATGTGTCCGCAAGCACGGCACTGGACGCCCTTTCTTCAGCTTGAAG GTGGTGGCTAGTGACGGGGTGCGGGCTATGATGGAGTCGGCCCTGACAGCCAGAGACCGTGTGGGTGTCCAGGACTTTGTCCTGCTGGAGAACTACACCAGTGAGGCTGCCTTCATAGAGAACCTGCGCAAACGCTTCAAGGAGAACCTAATCTAT ACTTATATTGGCTCAGTGCTGGTTTCAGTTAACCCATACAAAGACCTAGAGATCTACACCAAGAACCACATGGAGCGCTACCGCGgggtcaacttctatgaagttTCGCCTCATAT CTATGCAGTGGCAGACAACTCATACCGCTCCATGAGGACGGAGAGGAAAGACCAGTGCATCCTGATTTCTGGTGAGAGTGGAGCTGGAAAAACCGAGGCTTCCAAAAAGATCCTGCAGTACTACGCCGTCACCTGTCCTGCCAGTGAGCAGGTGCAGACCGTCAAAGACCGCCTGCTGCAGTCCAACCCTGTGCTTGAG GCCTTTGGTAATGCAAAAACGCTACGTAATGACAACTCCAGCCGCTTCGGCAAGTACATGGACATTCAGTTTGACTTCAAG GGTGCCCCGGTGGGAGGACACATTATTAATTACCTGCTGGAAAAGTCACGGGTGGTCCACCAGAACCACGGAGAGAGGAACTTCCACATTTTCTATCAGCTGAttgagggaggagaagaagacctGCTGAGACGACTGGGTCTGGAGCGGAACACCCAGCAGTACCAGTATCTTGTGAAA GGAAACTGTCCCAAAGTGAGCTCCATTAATGACCGCAGCGACTGGAAGGTAGTGAGGAAAGCCTTGACTGTGATCGGCTTCAATGAGGACGAGGTCGAG GAGCTGTTGAACATCATCGCCAGCGTGCTCCACCTGGGGAACGTGCAGTATGGTGGGGAGGACGGTGTAGCCTGCATCACTTCTGACACACAGATCAAGTATCTGGCCAGG TTGTTAGGAGTGAATGGATCCGTGCTGACGGAGGCGCTCACGCACAAGAAGATCATCGCCAAGGGAGAGGAG TTGATGAGCCCTTTGAACCTGGAACAGGCGTCTTCGGCGCGGGACGCTCTGTCCAAGGCTGTGTACGGACGGACTTTCACCTGGCTGGTGAACAAGATCAACGCTTCCCTGGCTTACACG GATGACGCGTATAAGACCTACTCCGTCATTGGCCTGCTGGACATCTATGGCTTCGAGGTCTTCCAGAACAACAG CTTCGAGCAATTCTGCATCAACTACTGCAacgagaagctgcagcagcttttCATCGAGCTCACGCTGAAGTCTGAGCAGGAGGAGTACGAGGCCGAGGGCATCACG TGGGAGCCTGTGCAGTacttcaacaacaaaatcatcTGCGACCTGGTGGAGGAGAAGTTCAAAGGCATCATCTCCATTCTG GATGAAGAGTGTCTTCGACCTGGGGACGCCAGTGACTTCACATtcttggagaagctggaggacacTGTAGGAGGACACGCTCATTTTATCAC TCACAAATTAGCTGATGGAAAAACACGGAAGGTAATGGGCCGCGAAGAATTCCGACTGCTGCATTATGCTGGTGAAGTCAACTATAATGTCAATG GATTTTTGGACAAGAACAACGACCTGCTTTTTAGGAACTTgaaagag GTCATGTGCATGTCTGAGAACAAGATCCTGACTCAGTGTTTTGAGCGGGAAGAGCTGAGCGACAAGAAGCGACCAGACACG GCAGCCACTCAGTTCAAATCCAGTCTGGCCAAACTCATGGAGATCCTCATGTCGAAGGAGCCGTCATACGTTCGCTGTATCAAGCCCAATGACTCCAAGCAAGCTG CTCGCTTTGACGACGTGCTGATTCGTCACCAGGTCAAGTACCTGGGTCTGATGGAGAATCTGAGAGTGAGGAGAGCTGGCTTCGCTTACAGGCGACGCTATGAGGTTTTCCTTCAGAG GTACAAGTCACTTTGTCCTGACACATGGCCCAACTGGCAGGGCAAACTGGCCGATGGAGTGGCGACACTGGTCAAACATCTGGGATACAAACCTGAGGAGTTCAAACTGGGCAG ATCCAAAATCTTTATTCGCTTCCCAAAGACCTTGTTTGCCACTGAAGATGCTCTGGAAACCAGGAAGCACAGCATTG CCACCAAGCTGCAGGCGGGGTGGAGAGGCTACAGCCAGAGATCCAAGTACCAAAAACTCAGGAGCTCAG CCATCGCTATCCAGGCCTGGTGGAGAGGCATTCTGGCCCGGAGACGAGCCCAGCGCAGGCGCCAGGCGGCTGACACCATCCGCAG ATTCATCAAAGGCTTCATCTATCGCCACAAGGAGCGCTGTCCAGAGAACGAGTACTTCCTGGATTACGTTCGCTACTCTTTCCTCATGACGCTGCGCAGGAACCTGCCAAAGACTGTCTTAGACAAGAGCTGGCCCACACCTCCGGCGGCGCTGGCGGAG GCTTCGGAGCATTTGCGTAAGCTGTGCATGCAGAACATGGTGTGGAGCTACTGCAAGAAGATCAGTCCGGAGTGGAAGCACCAG TTGAAGCAGAAGGAGGTGGCCAGTGACATCTTTAAGGACAAAAAGGACAACTATCCACAGAGCGTTCCCAAACTCTTTGTCAACACCAGATTGG AGGGAGAGAACTTCAACCCCAAATTGCTGCAAGCTCTGGGCAGtgagaagatgaag TACGCCGTGCAGGTCACCAAGTACGACAGGAAAGGCTACAAGGCGCGGCCTCGTCAGCTGATTCTGACCGCCAACACTGCCATCATCGGAGAGGAAGCCAAAATCAAGCAGCGCATCGACTACAGCGCcctgaaag GGATCTCCGTCAGCTCCCTCAGCGACGGCCTGTTTGTTCTGCACGTGCCCAGCGACGACAACAAACAGAAG GGAGACGTGGTTCTGCAGAGCGAGCATGTGATCGAGACAGTGACCAAACTGGCCATCTGTGCCGAGAAGATCAACAGCATCAACATCCACCAGGGCAG TATAAAGTTTACTGTGGGGCAAGGCAAAGAGGGGATCATAGACTTCACCCCAGGATCTGAACTGCTGGTAGCCAAATCAAAGAATGGACATTTGTCTGTG ACGGCTCCGAGGCTCAACTCCAGATGA
- the LOC128763582 gene encoding unconventional myosin-Ic-like isoform X3: MKYRPLVVASDGVRAMMESALTARDRVGVQDFVLLENYTSEAAFIENLRKRFKENLIYTYIGSVLVSVNPYKDLEIYTKNHMERYRGVNFYEVSPHIYAVADNSYRSMRTERKDQCILISGESGAGKTEASKKILQYYAVTCPASEQVQTVKDRLLQSNPVLEAFGNAKTLRNDNSSRFGKYMDIQFDFKGAPVGGHIINYLLEKSRVVHQNHGERNFHIFYQLIEGGEEDLLRRLGLERNTQQYQYLVKGNCPKVSSINDRSDWKVVRKALTVIGFNEDEVEELLNIIASVLHLGNVQYGGEDGVACITSDTQIKYLARLLGVNGSVLTEALTHKKIIAKGEELMSPLNLEQASSARDALSKAVYGRTFTWLVNKINASLAYTDDAYKTYSVIGLLDIYGFEVFQNNSFEQFCINYCNEKLQQLFIELTLKSEQEEYEAEGITWEPVQYFNNKIICDLVEEKFKGIISILDEECLRPGDASDFTFLEKLEDTVGGHAHFITHKLADGKTRKVMGREEFRLLHYAGEVNYNVNGFLDKNNDLLFRNLKEVMCMSENKILTQCFEREELSDKKRPDTAATQFKSSLAKLMEILMSKEPSYVRCIKPNDSKQAARFDDVLIRHQVKYLGLMENLRVRRAGFAYRRRYEVFLQRYKSLCPDTWPNWQGKLADGVATLVKHLGYKPEEFKLGRSKIFIRFPKTLFATEDALETRKHSIATKLQAGWRGYSQRSKYQKLRSSAIAIQAWWRGILARRRAQRRRQAADTIRRFIKGFIYRHKERCPENEYFLDYVRYSFLMTLRRNLPKTVLDKSWPTPPAALAEASEHLRKLCMQNMVWSYCKKISPEWKHQLKQKEVASDIFKDKKDNYPQSVPKLFVNTRLEGENFNPKLLQALGSEKMKYAVQVTKYDRKGYKARPRQLILTANTAIIGEEAKIKQRIDYSALKGISVSSLSDGLFVLHVPSDDNKQKGDVVLQSEHVIETVTKLAICAEKINSINIHQGSIKFTVGQGKEGIIDFTPGSELLVAKSKNGHLSVTAPRLNSR, encoded by the exons ATGAAGTACAGACCTCTG GTGGTGGCTAGTGACGGGGTGCGGGCTATGATGGAGTCGGCCCTGACAGCCAGAGACCGTGTGGGTGTCCAGGACTTTGTCCTGCTGGAGAACTACACCAGTGAGGCTGCCTTCATAGAGAACCTGCGCAAACGCTTCAAGGAGAACCTAATCTAT ACTTATATTGGCTCAGTGCTGGTTTCAGTTAACCCATACAAAGACCTAGAGATCTACACCAAGAACCACATGGAGCGCTACCGCGgggtcaacttctatgaagttTCGCCTCATAT CTATGCAGTGGCAGACAACTCATACCGCTCCATGAGGACGGAGAGGAAAGACCAGTGCATCCTGATTTCTGGTGAGAGTGGAGCTGGAAAAACCGAGGCTTCCAAAAAGATCCTGCAGTACTACGCCGTCACCTGTCCTGCCAGTGAGCAGGTGCAGACCGTCAAAGACCGCCTGCTGCAGTCCAACCCTGTGCTTGAG GCCTTTGGTAATGCAAAAACGCTACGTAATGACAACTCCAGCCGCTTCGGCAAGTACATGGACATTCAGTTTGACTTCAAG GGTGCCCCGGTGGGAGGACACATTATTAATTACCTGCTGGAAAAGTCACGGGTGGTCCACCAGAACCACGGAGAGAGGAACTTCCACATTTTCTATCAGCTGAttgagggaggagaagaagacctGCTGAGACGACTGGGTCTGGAGCGGAACACCCAGCAGTACCAGTATCTTGTGAAA GGAAACTGTCCCAAAGTGAGCTCCATTAATGACCGCAGCGACTGGAAGGTAGTGAGGAAAGCCTTGACTGTGATCGGCTTCAATGAGGACGAGGTCGAG GAGCTGTTGAACATCATCGCCAGCGTGCTCCACCTGGGGAACGTGCAGTATGGTGGGGAGGACGGTGTAGCCTGCATCACTTCTGACACACAGATCAAGTATCTGGCCAGG TTGTTAGGAGTGAATGGATCCGTGCTGACGGAGGCGCTCACGCACAAGAAGATCATCGCCAAGGGAGAGGAG TTGATGAGCCCTTTGAACCTGGAACAGGCGTCTTCGGCGCGGGACGCTCTGTCCAAGGCTGTGTACGGACGGACTTTCACCTGGCTGGTGAACAAGATCAACGCTTCCCTGGCTTACACG GATGACGCGTATAAGACCTACTCCGTCATTGGCCTGCTGGACATCTATGGCTTCGAGGTCTTCCAGAACAACAG CTTCGAGCAATTCTGCATCAACTACTGCAacgagaagctgcagcagcttttCATCGAGCTCACGCTGAAGTCTGAGCAGGAGGAGTACGAGGCCGAGGGCATCACG TGGGAGCCTGTGCAGTacttcaacaacaaaatcatcTGCGACCTGGTGGAGGAGAAGTTCAAAGGCATCATCTCCATTCTG GATGAAGAGTGTCTTCGACCTGGGGACGCCAGTGACTTCACATtcttggagaagctggaggacacTGTAGGAGGACACGCTCATTTTATCAC TCACAAATTAGCTGATGGAAAAACACGGAAGGTAATGGGCCGCGAAGAATTCCGACTGCTGCATTATGCTGGTGAAGTCAACTATAATGTCAATG GATTTTTGGACAAGAACAACGACCTGCTTTTTAGGAACTTgaaagag GTCATGTGCATGTCTGAGAACAAGATCCTGACTCAGTGTTTTGAGCGGGAAGAGCTGAGCGACAAGAAGCGACCAGACACG GCAGCCACTCAGTTCAAATCCAGTCTGGCCAAACTCATGGAGATCCTCATGTCGAAGGAGCCGTCATACGTTCGCTGTATCAAGCCCAATGACTCCAAGCAAGCTG CTCGCTTTGACGACGTGCTGATTCGTCACCAGGTCAAGTACCTGGGTCTGATGGAGAATCTGAGAGTGAGGAGAGCTGGCTTCGCTTACAGGCGACGCTATGAGGTTTTCCTTCAGAG GTACAAGTCACTTTGTCCTGACACATGGCCCAACTGGCAGGGCAAACTGGCCGATGGAGTGGCGACACTGGTCAAACATCTGGGATACAAACCTGAGGAGTTCAAACTGGGCAG ATCCAAAATCTTTATTCGCTTCCCAAAGACCTTGTTTGCCACTGAAGATGCTCTGGAAACCAGGAAGCACAGCATTG CCACCAAGCTGCAGGCGGGGTGGAGAGGCTACAGCCAGAGATCCAAGTACCAAAAACTCAGGAGCTCAG CCATCGCTATCCAGGCCTGGTGGAGAGGCATTCTGGCCCGGAGACGAGCCCAGCGCAGGCGCCAGGCGGCTGACACCATCCGCAG ATTCATCAAAGGCTTCATCTATCGCCACAAGGAGCGCTGTCCAGAGAACGAGTACTTCCTGGATTACGTTCGCTACTCTTTCCTCATGACGCTGCGCAGGAACCTGCCAAAGACTGTCTTAGACAAGAGCTGGCCCACACCTCCGGCGGCGCTGGCGGAG GCTTCGGAGCATTTGCGTAAGCTGTGCATGCAGAACATGGTGTGGAGCTACTGCAAGAAGATCAGTCCGGAGTGGAAGCACCAG TTGAAGCAGAAGGAGGTGGCCAGTGACATCTTTAAGGACAAAAAGGACAACTATCCACAGAGCGTTCCCAAACTCTTTGTCAACACCAGATTGG AGGGAGAGAACTTCAACCCCAAATTGCTGCAAGCTCTGGGCAGtgagaagatgaag TACGCCGTGCAGGTCACCAAGTACGACAGGAAAGGCTACAAGGCGCGGCCTCGTCAGCTGATTCTGACCGCCAACACTGCCATCATCGGAGAGGAAGCCAAAATCAAGCAGCGCATCGACTACAGCGCcctgaaag GGATCTCCGTCAGCTCCCTCAGCGACGGCCTGTTTGTTCTGCACGTGCCCAGCGACGACAACAAACAGAAG GGAGACGTGGTTCTGCAGAGCGAGCATGTGATCGAGACAGTGACCAAACTGGCCATCTGTGCCGAGAAGATCAACAGCATCAACATCCACCAGGGCAG TATAAAGTTTACTGTGGGGCAAGGCAAAGAGGGGATCATAGACTTCACCCCAGGATCTGAACTGCTGGTAGCCAAATCAAAGAATGGACATTTGTCTGTG ACGGCTCCGAGGCTCAACTCCAGATGA